The DNA segment AGGCTGTTACCTGGGCTCCCTAGAGCAAGGTGCCAGACATCAGCCTGAAGTGCTTTGCTGCACTGGCTAACTCCAAATGCTTCACcccagttatttaaaaaaatgagattaattaCAAAGGATATCTGGAGTCTGTTGTTCTAAGGAGTAGTGCCTCAGGTGGCGCTACAGGAGCATGTCTCTGGGAGGTCTCCGCACCCACAAACGTTAACTGCAGACTGGCACTACTGCCTGTTTGCTGCCTGTTAGTGCTACgtgggtttttctttctggttcACGTTAATGAGCTGCCCCTCTTCAGAGGGGTGACAATACTGTCCCTGTGGGAAAGGAAACTAACGCGTGCGGTAACCGCCCTAAGCGCCTGTCGTGCCCTTTCAGGCCCGTCGGAGGACGGTGAGGAAGAAATGGAGGAGGACGCAGTTCCCAACGGCTCGTAGGCCCGGGCCGCGCCCGGCGCTTCTCCCCCGGCGCCCGCTGCTGTCATAGGCCGGTCTCCGTGCGGGGGCTCgggccagccccgccgcgggcagGCGCCCCTGCCCGCTGTCCTTGAGCATTTCGCCGGTCAATAAAACGTTTCCTTTTTCTCCCGGTGGTGACGCGTTCCCTGCCCGGTACCGGGCCGCCGGCGCGCCCGGAAGGGGCTGCGGGCCGGCCATGGCGGCTGGAGGGGGAGGAGCCCTTCCTGCCCGCCCTGATTGGCTCCCCTGCGCCTTCCCATCTCTCATTGGCTGGCAGGGCCGCGGTACCACCCATCCTGCTGCCGTGTTCCCATTggcccgcgggggggggggggggggggaagcgtCGCTTTCTGGTTGGTCCTCTGGCCGTGAGGTGGTGGGGGACGAGGAGGGCGGTGATTGGCGCAGCCTGAGTGGGGCGGCTGCCGGGcgtgaggcggcggcgggcgatGGAGCTGGGGGGCGGTGGGCCCGCGgcgggccccggcccggcggcgctggggcgggggggcctCGAGTTCCTGCAGCACACGGGTGAggggccgccggggccgggggggtgtCCCGGGCTGAGGGGAGGTGagggcgggcgggctgagggcGGCCCAGCGGAGCTGCCCGCCCGCTGAGGAGAGGAGCCGCGTCCCGCTCCTCCCGGCTGGGTgggctcccagccccactgcctgcGCTCACCTCCGGCTTGTCCCCGTCCCAGTGGGCTCCCTGCTGGCCAACTATGGCTGGTACATCCTCCTGGCCGCCGTCGCCATCTATTTCCTCGTCCAGAAGATCTCTCAGGGCCTGGCGGGGAGGCCCGGCAGCCTGGCGGCAGCGGCTGACGCAGCGGTGGGTGAGTAAACGCGAGCTGGCGctggagcggggcgggggggggggccggcgCCCTCAGGGGCTTTATTTCATAACGACGGCAAAGAGATTCGGTTCTGAGGGCCTGTAACCGGCAGCCGTCGTGTCACAGCgtccctggggacaggctgggccCAGGGAAGTGCCCCTGGAGGGCCGCCTCCCAGAGCAGCGCGGTGGGGAGTGAAGGAGCGGGGCCTGGCGGCAGGAGCTGAGGGAATGGTGGTTAAAAGTAGTTGTGGCAGTTATCAAGTAACTTTTACCTTTTgtcaaacaaacccaaaacatccACATCGAAatactgtgtgtgtgtgtgaaatattttgatttttttttttttaataatactcATAATCTATCTCTCCTTTCAGTTATTCCTTCACAGTTGCTTCTCTGGCAGGATTGTGTACCTTTGGGGTGTAACTGCCTCTTGCCTGTGTTACCTTCTCAAGTGGGGCATAGGTTGTTTCCTGCAGGGTTGTGATCCTGCCTCATTTGGAGACTGGCTGCCGTGAAGCACAGGCTGTGCTTACAGATCTGTCAAAACAATAAGGGCTTGGCCACGCCAACATGGAATTGTTGGTGTCATGGAATCACCAATTCCTTTGCCATGTTGGCATGGCAGTACATGGGGCCCCAGAAAATATTACTTAGATGCCCTTATCCTActggtgttctttttttaatgctaattaAATCTTGATCTAATAGCCGAAACTGCCTATAAAATGAAATCACTGAAAGtactgaaatttcttttacatATTAATCCCTGGATAGTAGCAAACGTACAAGTAGACAAACGAGTGTGTAGACACTTCagctactggaaaaaaagatggcaatatttgcttttctttgggtataatttttcttttgacttctCCTAAAGGCCAGTCATGAAGAGAAGTGGTGGTTCAATGTAGATTTTCTGAGACTGCCAGTTTTCTGTTGAGATATGTGTgatatttttaagtaatttttctgctgatggAGCACATTAAATCTGCCAGTGATTTGCTGCCATAATGAAACAAAGCAGGGCCAATTGCCAGAAGGAGTAGGAGTGAATGTGGGCTGGTTGCCTCATGCTTCTGTGTAAAAGAAGTTCTCTGGGTAAAAATGGAATTCCTGCAAAGCATGGgtaatatttctgaatttatttgtaTCAAACAAATCCTTCAGAAATAGAAGGAAGTATGCTAGAAGTGCGACTTCTAATTTTTCATGGATTTGTTACATCTGTGTCCTTATTCATTATAATCCCATTAAAGTAATTGCTCAAAAATATTAGTGTTACGAAATTTAAATCAGTGTATAAATTACTGTAAAAGATTATCTGGAAACTGAACTTGAGCTGtgattttctgcaaaacagctgcagggagagaTGTGAGCCTTTTCTTATTGCAATTCCTTGAGGATAACATctacaatttattttgaatagCTTTGCAAACTTTTTCCAATTTCCTAGAACCGGATGTGGTGGTTAGAAGGCAGGAAGCTTTGGCAGCAGCTCGCCTCAGGATGCAAGAGGAGTTGAATGCACAAGCAGaaagatacaaagaaaaacacagacagGTAACCAGAGAGCGTTTCTTTCTTTAACTCATAAATTTGTAATCAAGTACTTGGCTGCTGTTATAGAAAGGTTTATTCCATGCTAGATACCAGAAGAATAGGAGACTCGCTCTGTGCTGGAATGTCAGTGGTGGGTTTTTCCCACCCTCGTTTACCTGGACCACTTTTGATAGGGTCTGATCCACAGAGCAGTAATGGGTAGTAGGTATCACGATGGACCTCCAGTAATACAAACATATGCTGTAGTGACCTGATGCCTTGATGCTCTTTGTTGATTAGGGTGATTAATACATATAGTATTCTGCTGCTTCCTGAAGTAACTGGTCTCTGTGGCACTTGCTTCTCTGCAAGTAATTATGTGTGGGGGCCATTGTGGgcctgatctttttttttttttttattttatttttttcaggcaaatCTGTACTTAGAGAAACTTGGTGATGTGAACAATAAATGGCTGGAGGGGATTTACTGGCATTTAGATTAACTGTACTACTGCatacatgtattttctgttcttaatgACAAATACAAGTTCTTAGAAATGTAGCTTAGCATTGCTGTAATTCGATGGGTTGAACTTCAGCCTGAGATAGTGAGGAATAGTGTATTGCTATATGGggcagcacagagaagcagatATGAATCAGCATGGTGATAATATTGCTCATTAATCCCAACtcttcttctgtttttacttttgcagTCAGATACATTCAGCCCTCTGTTTATAGCTGATGCTTCAAGAAATGTTAGTAGTTAAAAACTAATGAAAAGTCATATTGTGGAAGGAAATAGCCACTGTGTGGAAAATCTAGGTCTAGTGTGTGTGTAATTGGggagctttgctttctttgactGGATGGAGTAGCTACCTCGTTTCCTCTCTGTTTGTTGAGAAGGCGGCAGTCTGTCTTAACTActaatttatttggttttgtggaTAAATTGCTTTAGAAGAGAGCTGCGAGAACTGTTGATAACGTATATTGGGATGTAAATATGTAGATGGCTGTCTTGTCCATTCgaaaaacttctttttctgcagaaccCTACATTGTGTATTAAATTGCTATCATACGCAATATTCTTTCcttggtactttttataaaCTCAGGACTTAAGCTTGCTGCTTAGTTCTGttttactttcaaaatgtttttaatcatCAAGTGGGCAAAAGAAGCTGCAGACACAGTCCGTATATATTGAGGAGGGGTGGTGGTTCTATGCTTAGGAAGATGTGGatgtttaaaaaagtaaatgtttccATAAGCTTGGAGATAACTGCATCAGATAAAGATAGATGCCTTGATTTTTGATGAGTCTGTTGTAGCTGTTTCTGTACCACTGGCAATTCTATCAGTTCTGAAATCTTAGTCTTGCATATCTTGAATTTGTTCTGTAGCTTGAAGAAGAGAAGCGAAGGCAGAAGATAGCAATGTGGGAAAGtatgcaagaaggaaaaagctaTAAAGGAAACCTGAAACTGAATCAGGTAACAGCTGTGTTAATCAGGTTACAATTATGTTTATGTGATTAGATTAGCTGAAATTCATGTTGATTACATTCTGAgtaactttttgcttttgtgaacaGCAAGAAGTAGAATCTGGTGCCTCCACCTCATCAGCAGTCCCAAAatctaaaccaaacaaaaagcccttGCGAGGAGGTGGTAAGTATGGAATCCTTAAGATATTCTGAGTTGAAACAGAGCATTTATCCAGCTACACACATAGTCattgtacatttttttccccctccttcaaggaggaaacaaaatgtgCCTTACAAATGAGCTCTTTATCTTTAATTAGTGTGGTCTGCTTTGCAATTTGTGCAAAAATTAGCAGGAAGTTTCTATGGtgcttttccccaggaaaacagtGTTTCAATTTTCTTGTAAATGCTTTTGCCATAATTTACTGAGATTTTTGTCACTCAAAGTTATTGATTCTTACCATATTCCTGGCATTCCTCCCGCATTATTGTAAAAGCTCAATAATTTGTTAGCTAGTCTGTCTTTCAGCCACCTGTAGTACGATCTAAATAGAGGAAGAGGATGTTTTACTTTGTATTATGTTGAAGATGAAAGACTTCATTATGCAAAATGTGGCCTTATTTATCAGATATCGCAATAATGACCTATTGAATATATAGATCCTGCAGTTATATAAACTCTTATTAACTCTTGCAAACCACCAGAGACTCTTTATCATTGCACTCACTGTCAATTGCTGAAATGATCTTGATGGATGAACTGCTTTCTATGGCCCTACATAGCCCACGTTAGGATCACTGCCATTATCGGCCATGCAGCTGGTCCCCTTTCTCTCCTCTTGACCAGACAGCCTGTGCCATACCTGCAAGTGCTAATTTGGGtacagtattttaattacaattttcCGTAGTGGAAGGGAATCATCTAGACAGCCTTAATCATATCAGGCTAAAAGGGAAATCCACTTAGGGTGCAGCGCTGAGTAAGTCACTTGGTTAAATATATGAAGCTTAAAGATTCTTGATTAAACATATTAAACCTCAATAACAGTGCAGTGCTGAAATGTctgctttgaatatttttactgaTAACATCTGAAGGAAGTGACCAAATGATTTGTCTTATGTTACCTAATATGAGTGCAGTCTAATGTCTGATCCTGTCAAATATCTTTTATAGCTCTTGTGGAGGATATTTAGTGCTATGGGGGATGAGAAATGCATGGGTAATAGCTGTGCTAAGAACCAAGATCGGGGCAGCTAGGTTGAAGCACCCTTCCAGCTGCTACATGTCATAGTTTCATCCTAAGCAAACCTTTCCTTAAGTAATAGATTATAGAATTAGAGGTTGTCTTATGAGGTAGATCAGCATGAAGGGAAAGAACCATCTGCCCTATTCTGCTGCTGAATTAAGCTAGGAAGCAGAACTTGGCTAGTATGAGAAAAGCAAACTTCAGTGATGCTTGAAGTTTCAATGGAACAGGTTTCTTTGAAACCTGCTTGGTTAGCAACGCTACTAGGTTTTcagttgtctttttctttgccttgtaCAAAACAAATTGGGGATGTTTGCCAAGTTTTATCTTTCTGCGT comes from the Falco cherrug isolate bFalChe1 chromosome 7, bFalChe1.pri, whole genome shotgun sequence genome and includes:
- the SELENOS gene encoding selenoprotein S — its product is MELGGGGPAAGPGPAALGRGGLEFLQHTVGSLLANYGWYILLAAVAIYFLVQKISQGLAGRPGSLAAAADAAVEPDVVVRRQEALAAARLRMQEELNAQAERYKEKHRQLEEEKRRQKIAMWESMQEGKSYKGNLKLNQQEVESGASTSSAVPKSKPNKKPLRGGGYNPLSGEGGGTCSWRPGRRGPSAGG